Genomic DNA from Caldicellulosiruptor hydrothermalis 108:
GAGAAGGCTGGAAGATGGAGATATTATCAGTATAGACGTAGGAGTTTGTGTTGACGGACTTCATGCTGACGCTGCAAGGACCTTTGCTGTTGGAAAGATTTCTGAGACAGCAAGGTTTTTGATAAAGGTTACAGAAGAAAGCTTTTTTGAAGGTATTAAAAACGCGGTTGCTGGCAAGAGAGTTGGAGATATATCAAATAGTATACAAAGATATGTTGAAAGCCGTGGCTTCAGTGTTGTGAGGGATTTGGTGGGGCATGGAATAGGTAGAAAATTTCATGAGTCACCTCAGGTCCCTAACTTTGGCAAGGCTGGAGTTGGGATAAGGCTTATCAAGAACATGACCTTGGCGGTTGAACCTATGGTAAATGAGGGAAGTTACAAGGTGTACACTGACAAGGACGGTTGGACTGTAAAGACGCTCGATGGTAAGCTCTCTGCTCATTATGAAAATACCATAATCGTAACTGAGAGCTTGCCAGAGATAATTACATTATGAGGTGTTAATAAAGATGGGTCTTCAAATAGGGCAGATTGTTCTGTCCAAAATGGGAAGAGATAAAAATAGGTTCTTTGTAATTTTTGATATAACCGACGACGGGTATGTTTACCTTGTTGACGGGAAACTGCGAAAAATCAAAAAGCCCAAGAAGAAAAAGATAAAACACATAGCACCCACAAAGTTTGTCTCTGAAGAGATAAAAGAAAAGATACTCAAGAAAAAGCTTACTGACGCAGAGGTTGCAAAGGTGATAGAGGAATTTGAGAATAGAAAAGAGTAGGGGGTTGATAAGCCTTGTCCAAGGAGGATGTAATTGAATTAGAAGGGACTGTGGTTGAAGCACTGCCAAACGCAATGTTTCAGGTCCAGCTTGACAATGGGCACAAAGTCCTTGCCCATGTGTCAGGAAAGCTTAGAATGAACTTCATCAGAATACTTCCAGGTGATAGAGTGGTTGTTCAGCTATCACCGTATGATTTAACACGAGGTAGGATTGTTTGGAGATCAAAATAAACTCTCTTTAAAAAAGGAGGAATAAGGTAGAATGAAGGTCAGACCATCTGTGAAACCTATATGTGAAAAGTGCAAGATTATCAGAAGAAAGGGCAAGATAAGAATAATCTGCGAAAATCCAAAGCACAAACAAAGACAAGGTTAATTTATTGGAGGTGAATTTTTAGAATGGCACGAATTGCGGGTGTAGATTTACCAAGAGAAAAGAGAGTTGAGATAGCTCTGACATATATATTCGGGATTGGTCTTTCAAGATCAAAACAGATTTTAAGAGATACTGGCGTTGACCCAAACAAAAGAGTAAAAGACCTCACTGACGATGAGGTAGCTAAAATCAGAGACTATATAGACAAGAATTTCAAGGTTGAAGGTGAACTGAGAGCTGAAATTGCAAGAAACATAAAGAGATTAATTGATATAAGATGTTACAGAGGTTTGAGACATTTAAGAGGTCTTCCTGTTCGTGGTCAGAGGACAAGAACAAATGCAAGAACAAGAAAAGGTCCAAGAAAAACTGTTGGTGTTATGAGAAAGAAATCATAAGAAGGAGGAGTAAATTGATATGGCAAGACCAGCGAGAAGAACTGTCAGACGTTCAGAAAGAAAGAATGTTGAAAAAGGTATTGCACACATCCATTCAACATTCAATAATACAATTGTTACAATTACTGACCCATCTGGCAATGCTATTGCATGGGCAAGTGCAGGAACATGTGGTTTTTCAGGAACTAAAAAGGGCACACCGTTTGCTGCTCAGCTTGCAGCAGAAAAGGCAGCAAAGATGGCAATGGACCATGGTATGAGAACTGTTGAAGTGTATGTAAAAGGGCCAGGTGCAGGAAGAGAAGCTGCAATACGTGCTTTGCAAGCAGCAGGGCTTGAGGTAACACTCATAAAAGATGTTACTCCAATTCCGCACAACGGTTGCAGACCGCCAAAGAGAAGAAGAGTATAAAATTTTAGAGGAGGTGCTTTGTCTTGTCAAAATACATTGGACCGGACTGCAGACTGTGCAGAAGAGAAGGAATGAAATTATTTTTAAAAGGTGATAGATGTTATACCGAAAAGTGTGCGTTTGCAAGAAGACCATACCCACCAGGTCAGCATGGTCAGGAGAGAAAGAAGCTTTCTGAATATGGTATGCAGCTGAGAGAAAAACAGAAAGTAAAAAGAATTTATGGTGTTTTAGAGACCCAATTCAGAAGATATTTCGAAATGGCTGAAAAGATGAAGGGTATCGCTGGTGAAAATCTTTTGTCATTACTTGAAAGAAGACTTGACAATGTTGTTTACAGACTTGGATTTGCTTCCTCACGCGGAGAAGCAAGAGTTTTAGTATCCCATGCTCATTTTAAGGTAAATGGGAGAACTGTGAACATTCCATCTTATCTTGTAAAGGTTGGCGATGTAATAGAGGTTGACGAGAGAAGCAAGTCAAAAACAAGGTTTGTTGAGATAAAAGAAAAGTATGCAAAGAAGCCTTCTCCAAAGTGGCTTGAAAAGGACGCTGAGAACCTTGTAGGAAAGGTAATAGCTCTTCCAACAAGAGAAGATATTGATATGCCAATTAGAGAGCACCTGATAGTAGAGCTTTACTCTAAGTAATAAATGCCCTCGTAAAAAGGTCTGTGTGGTGTATTATTTTTAAGGAGGGTATATCAAGTTGATAGAATTTCAAAAACCAACAATAAGGTGTGAAGAGCTGAGCCCAGACAATAAATATGGGCGATATGTTATTGAGCCTCTGGAAAGAGGTTATGGTATAACAGTTGGTAATGCGCTTAGAAGAACACTTTTGTCGTCACTACCTGGTGCAGCAGTCACAGCAGTTAAGATTGATGGGGTTTTACATGAGTTTTCGACAATTCCAGGGGTCTTAGAAGATGTACCAGAGATAATACTCAATTTAAAAGGCTTGGCTATCAAGATGTCATCCCCAGGGCCAAAGGTAATGTACATTGAGGCTCAGGGTGAATGTGAAGTAAAAGCAAAAGATATAAAGGCAGATGCTGATATAGAGATTTGCAATCCAGACCATCATATTGCCACTCTTAACTCTGACGCAAGACTTTTTATGGAGATAACAGTAAATCAAGGGAAAGGTTATGTCCCGGCTGAAAGAAACAAACAGCCAAACCAGCCAATAGGTGTTATCCCTGTTGATTCTATTTATACGCCTGTTGTAAAGGTCAACTACAAGGTTGAAAATACAAGAGTTGGTCAGGTAACCGACTATGATAAGTTGACTATGGAGATATGGACAAACGGAACTATTCGTCCAGATGAGGCGCTAACCGTTGCCGCAAAGATTTTAATAGAGCATTTTAACCTGTTTACTGATCTTTCTAATATTCCTACAAAGATTGAGACAGTTGTAAAACAAGAGCCGCCGAAGAGAAATAAACTTTTAGATATGACCATAGAAGAGCTTGAGCTTTCAGTAAGGTCATACAACTGTCTTAAAAGAGCGGGGATAAACACAGTTGAGGACCTTGTCAACAAGACTGAAGAAGAGATGATGAAGGTAAGGAACTTGGGCAAAAAGTCCTTAGAAGAGGTCATCCAAAAACTTCACAGTTTAGGACTTAGCCTCAAAAAGAGTGATAGCACGCCGAAGGAGGAGGAAGAAGAGAAATGAACAAATTAAGAAAACTCAAACGCGATACAGACCACAGACAGGCCCTTATGAGAAACTTGGCAACATCTTTGTTCAAGCATGGTAGAATAATGACAACAGAAGCAAAGGCAAAGGATTTGAGAAGAATAGCTGAAAAGCTTATAACCATAGCCAAAAAAGGTGATCTTGCATCATATAGAAGAGTTTTAGGGTATTTGTATGAAGAAGATGTTGCATATGACTTGTTCCAGAAAATAGCTCCAAGATATCAAGGGAGAAATGGTGGTTATACGAGAATAATTAAGGTTGGTCCACGTAAAGGCGACGGTGCTATGATGGTTTATATAGAGCTTGTGTAAGGTCAAAGAGGCATTTTCCTCTTTGGCCTTTTTGCTTTTTAAGTTCATATTTTAATTAGCGAACAAAATTTTGCTATTTACAAAATCAAAAGTGTGTGCTAATATTATTAATGCTTTTTGATTGTTGCAAAAACGCTGCGGGATGGTGTAATGGTAGCACAGGTGACTCTGGATCACCTTGTCTAGGTTCGAGTCCTAGTCCCGCAGCCAAAAAAAATGGCCCTATCGTCTAGAGGCCCAGGACACCGCCCTCTCACGGCGGAGACAGGGGTTCGAATCCCCTTAGGGCTACCAACTAAATATAAAAGCAATTCGTCTGCTCTCAAAATTTCGAAAACAAAAGAGGGCAGACGATTTTGTTATGTTTATAAAAAGATAAAAATATAAATTAATACCAGCTATATAAATAAGTTCCTCCTCAAAAGAATGTACGGTATCCGGTAGCTATTTTTATTCCTCTTACAACAATGGAAATTAAAAGATTATTAATTGATTGAATTAATTAAGGAAGCATAAAGAAAGCTGTTTCTCACAAAAAATAGAGAGATAGCTTTTTTTATAGGCACTTCGTGCATTCTTTCGTTGTGGTAAATATTTTTTACACCTATTCGAGATTCTCTTGTTAATTTTAGTGGAAATAGCTTTATTTTTGTGATATAATAAAATTACACAAGTAATAATTTACATTATAAATAAGTTATTTGGAGCCAAGAATAGATGAAGATTATTTTTTCTTAACAGGTTCTTAAATTTTTAAGTCTACAAGATGCTAAAACAGCTAAAGGAATAATTGATGCGATTGAAAATAATTTGAGAGGGAAGCCTTTCAAGGGAGATATTAAAGTTTTAAAAAGGGACGAGAAGAGTTAAGGCTACGTGTAGGGAATATAAGAGTAATATTTATGGTTAAAGGTAATGAAGTACATATTTTGACAATCGGATATAGAGGAGATGTATATAAATGAGAAATCCCCGAGATGAACTTTATTCACTGATTGACAAGCTGACAACTGAAGATGTGATTAGCCTTTTACACATAGTTAGGAGGATAGTTACTTCAGATGAAGAATTAACAGATGAAGAAATCCAACAAATAGAATTGGCAAAAGATGAGATTTCTAAAGGGGAAGGAATAGAAATAGAGGAAGTAAAGAAGATATTGCATCTAAATTCGCAGTAAAACTCAATAAGCATGGTTTTTTGAGGATGTTTTTTGTAATAAACCTCTTTGTAAAAAAGCGAAAAGCAATAATAGATGACAAAGAAAGACCATGTAGAATGAATGGTCTTTTTTTATTTGCCCAAACTATTGACAAAAATAACTTTAAGATGTTATTATATAAATAAAACCGAGTATACAAGTCGGAATTGGAGAGATATAAGATGTTCAGGTTATCTACAAAGGGAAGATATGGTGTCAGAGCAATGTTTGATTTAGCGCTTCACTATGATGAAGGGCTTGTATCTTTGAAGAGCATAGCAGAGCGTCAGGAGATTTCTGAGCATTATTTAGAACAGCTCATTGCTGCCTTGAAAAAAGCAGGACTTGTCAAGAGTATAAGAGGTGCGCAGGGTGGCTATATGCTTTCAAGAGAGCCTTCAAAAATTACTATTGGTGAGATTTTAAGAGCTCTTGAGGGGTCACTTTCGCCTTCTGAATGTATAGATGATATAGAAAGGGTTGACTGTCCAAGAGCAGAGTTTTGTGTGACCAGAAAGGTTTGGGAAAAGGTCAAAGAAGCAATAGAAAACGTTGTTGATTCTGTGACGCTCCAGGATTTGGTTGATGATTATAAAAAGATGACAGCAGATGAGTCATACATGTTTTATATCTAAAAAATTGGGTATAATAGTTACAGAAACCCTACTAAAATGATAAAAATAATGGGAGATGATATATATGGAAGGAAAAATTATTTATTTTGACCATGCAGCGACAACTCCTCTTAAAAAGGAAGTATTAGATGAGATGATGCCGTATTTGACAGAGCAGTACGGCAATCCTTCAACAATTTACAAGCTCGGAAGAGAAGCAAAAAAAGCAGTTGAGCTTGCAAGAGAAAGAGTTGCAAAGGCCTTAAATGCAGATATTCAAGAAATTTACTTTACCTCTGGTGGAACAGAATCAGATAACTGGGCGTTAAAAGGAGTTGCTTTTGCAAATAAAGATAAAGGCAAGCATATTATAACAACAACAATCGAGCACCATGCGGTTTTGCATCCTCTGAAATATCTTGAAGGTTTAGGATTTGAAGTAACATATGTTCCTGTTGAGCCAAATGGTATTGTTGACCCTCAGAAGATAAAAGAGGCAATAAGAAATGACACTATTTTGATTTCTGTCATGCTTGCAAATAACGAAATTGGGACAATCCAGCCTGTCAAAGAGATAGCAAAGATAGCAAAGGAAAAGGGAATAATCGTTCATACTGATGCTGTTCAAGCAGTTGGGCAAATTCCTGTTGATGTAAAAGATTTGGGTGTCGACCTTTTATCACTTTCTGCTCATAAATTCTATGGTCCAAAAGGTGTTGGTGCACTTTATATCAGAAAAGGGACAAAGATTCATCCATTTTCGCATGGAGGTGCACAGGAGAGAAATAGGCGTGCTGGAACAGAGAATGTAGCAGGAATTGTTGGCCTTGGCAAGGCTATAGAGCTTGCAACTCAGAATCTTTCTGAGTATGCTGCAAAGCTTCAAAAACTGAGAGATAAGCTCATTGACGGGGTCTTAAGCAAAATTGATTATGTTCGACTCAATGGTGACAGAAATCAGAGACTTCCTAACAATGCAAACTTCTCATTTGAGTTTATTGAAGGTGAAAGCCTGCTTTTGATGCTTGACATGAAAGGAATTGCAGCATCAAGCGGGTCTGCATGTACATCCGGGTCTTTGGACCCTTCACATGTGCTTCTGGCAATTGGGCTTGAACATGAGGTTGCTCATGGATCTTTGAGAATAACACTGGGTGAAGATAACACCGAAGAAGATATAGACTATCTATTAGAAGTTTTGCCTGAAATTGTTTCAAGATTAAGAGAAATGAGTCCGCTTTATGAAAGCGTAAAAAAAGGGGGTAGTAAAAATGTATAGCGAAAAGGTTTTAGACCATTTTATGAACCCACGAAATGTTGGTGAGATTGAGAATGCAGACGGTGTTGCTCAGGTTGGCAATCCGAAGTGTGGGGATATAATGAAGATGTATCTTAAAATAGAAAATGGTATAATAGTTGATGCAAAGTTTAAAACATTTGGCTGTGGTGCTGCTGTTGCCACAAGTTCAATGGCAACAGAGATGGTGAAAGGAAAGACAATAGAAGAAGCTTTGCAGATTACTAACAAAGCTGTTGCAGAAGCTTTAGACGGTCTTCCGGCAAACAAGCTCCACTGTTCGGTTTTAGCCGAAGAGGCAATTAAAGCCGCAATTGAAGACTATCTTAGCAAGCAAAAAAGCAAAAATACCAACTAAACTTACTTTAAAAGGGTGAGATTTTTTGAAGAAAAAAGTCCTTGTTGCAATGAGTGGAGGAGTTGATTCTTCTGTTGCTGCAGCGATCTTAAAAGAAGAGGGTTATGAAGTATATGGAGCAACAATGCAGATTTGGCAAAGCGGGTGTGGTGAGGAGCTAATCACAGGAAAGAGTTGTTGTTCGCTTTACGCAGTGGACGATGCACGGAGAGTTGCTAATATACTCGATATTCCATACTATGTGTTTAATATGAAAGATGATTTCAAAAAAATGGTAATTGACTATTTCGTGGACGAATATATAAAAGGCAGAACTCCTAACCCTTGTATAATGTGTAACAGAAAAATCAAATTTGAGTTTTTTTTAAAAAAAGCGATTACTATTGGTATGGACTATATTGCCACTGGTCATTATGCAATTGTGGAATATGACAATAGTTTAAACAGATACCTTTTGAAAAGGTCAAAAGCAAAAGAAAAAGACCAGACATATGTTTTGTATAACATGACACAGGAGATGTTATCTAAAACTCTCTTTCCTTTAGGGAGATTTTCAAAGGATGAGGTCCGCAGACTTGCAGAAAAATTCAAACTTCCTGTTGCAAATAAGCCTGACTCACAGGAGATTTGTTTCATCCCTGACAATAACTATGGAAAGTTTATCGAAAAAGAAACAGGGATTAAAGAAGATGGCATATATGTAGACACAGAAGGGAATATACTTGGCAGAAGCAAAACTTATTATAATTACACAATTGGGCAAAGAAAGGGCCTTGGTATTTCAACTGGCAAGAGAATGTATGTAGTTGCTATAAAGCCTGAAGAAAACAAGGTTATATTGGGTGAGGAGGATAAAATATATGCTGATAACTTAGTTGCAACTGATTTGAACTTTATCCCGTTTGATAAATTAGAATCTGAGCTTGAAGTAACAGCAAAGATAAGGTATACTGCAAAAGAGGCAAAAGCAAGAATTATACCTATAGAAGATAATAAAGTACTTGTCAAGTTTTATGAAAAACAGCGTGCCATAACACCAGGGCAGTCTGTTGTGTTCTATAGCGGCGATATTGTTGTTGGTGGCGGAATAATAGAAAAAGCCCTCTGATGAGGGCTTATATTTTTACAAATATTGGCTCAAGATTTTCAAATTTTGTTAAATATTTAAAACCAATGCTCTTTAGCATGTCAACAGTATAATTGAACATATATGCAATGCATTCTGTAGAGTGGGCATCTGAGCCAAGCGTAATTATTTCGCCACCCAATTCATAAAATCGTTTTATGATTTTATATTCTGGATGTGGCATTCCAAGACCATATCTAAAACCAGAGGTATTAACTTCAATTCCTTTTCCTTTAAGAATAAGCAGTTTTAATATCTCATCTATCAAATCCCAATACTCTTCTTTATCTAAATCTTTGTTCTCATAATTTCCATATCGTTTGACAATGTCAAGATGACCATATACACAAAATTTGTCAAAGCTTTTGATGAAGTTCAGGGTTTCTTCAAAGTATCTTATATAAGCCTGCTGTTTTGTTTTTCCCTGATAGAAAACACCATCTGCCAAATCTTGAAAGTCTACAACATGGGTCGAGGCAATTACAAAGTCAAAGGAATAGCTGTTTAGAATCTCTAAACTTTTTTCTATAGAATGTGGTTGCAGTCCAACCTCGCTACCGAGTTTAATTTTTATCATGCTACTGTATTTTTCTTTGACAGAATAAAATTCATTCATGTAATCTTCATAGTTAATATCCCAAACAGGGTATGAAACTGGCGGGTATAAAAGGTCCATATGGTCTGTAAAAGCTATCTCGTCAAGGTTGAGTTCTATAGCTTTTTTTACAGCATCTTCCATACTCATATTTGAGTCAGATGAAAAGTTAGAATGAATGTGGTAGTCAAACATAGCAAGTCATCTCCTTTAAAAAGAGTTTTTTGCATACAATCAAATTGTATGATATTTTATTGACAATAGCAATTGTTAAAAAGGGTGATTTTTATGATTCAGCTAAAAGGTGAACCGATGAAGGTAATTAGGACATTAAATCAGCATGGATTTAAAGCATATTTGGTTGGTGGATGTGTGAGAGATTATCTGCTTGGGAAAGAACCTCAAGATTTTGACATTGCAACAGATGCAAAACCTGAAGATGTAATTCATCTTTTTGAAAAGACCATTCCAACAGGTATAAAACATGGAACGGTAACAGTGATTATAAATGGAGTCAAGATAGAGGTTACCACATTTAGAATAGAAAAGGAATATAAAAACCACAGATGGCCAAAAGTAGAGTTCATAAACAGTCTTTTTGAAGACCTCAGAAGAAGGGATTTTACTATAAATGCCATGGCATATCATCCGGATGAAGGACTTATAGATTATTTCGGTGGAATTGAGGACTTGAAGAATAAAATTGTTAGATGTGTTGGCAATCCACACGAAAGATTTTTTGAAGATGCACTGAGAATTTTGAGGTGTATAAGGTTTGTAACGCAGCTAAGTTTTGTCATAGAAAATGAAACTTTTGAGGCACTGAAAAGCCTAAAAGATCTTTTAAAAAAAATCTCAAAGGAAAGAATAAATATAGAACTATCAAAGACTTTGGAAAGCAAAAATTCTTCTTACGGGCTTAAACTTCTTTATGAAAGCGGTGTGGGTAGTATTATAATTTCTGAGTATTCGCAAATATACCTTTATTTAAGCCAAGTAGAGTTTGATTTTATTCCTACAAAATTCAAAGTTCCTGCCTTTTTTGCCTGCTTGAAAGATAATACATTAATTGAGAAACTAATGAGAGATTTGAAGTTTGAAAAAAAGAAAATTAATGCTGCTGCTAAACTCTGCAATTATTTAACCATGGAATGCTCTCAAGATAAACTTGTCAAAAAGATTTTTTTCGAGGAGGAAAAAGAAGCTGAAGAAATTCTGACAACCATTTCTATTTTAAAATCAGACCATAGAATTTTACAAATATTCAATGATTTAAAAAGAGAAAATAAGCTCATCCACAAAAAAGATGTTCAGCTCAGAGGAGAAGACTTGCTAATTTTAGGTTTGAAGGGTGAAATGATAGGCAAGGTCTTAAAGAGTGTATATGAATATATCTTAGAAAATCCTGAGAAAAATAATAAAGACGAAATATTAAACTATGTTAATTTGTATCTTCAGCAGGGTAAAAATTAATAAACAGAATTTTTAAACGAGGAGATGAGCGAATGTTACCTACTACAAACGAACTTGGATACTACGAAATTCGACTTGAAAGTATTGGCGGACTTGGTGCAAATGTTGCGGGCAAGATTTTGGCTGAGGCAGGTGTTGTTGGAAGTGGACTGAATGCCTTAAATTTTGCAAGTTATGGCTCTGAAAAGAAAGGTTCACCTGTAAAGTCGTATATAAGATTTGCTCCAAAGGAAAAACAGATAAGAATTAATTCGCCTGTTGTTCAGCCTCATTTGGTTGCTATATTTCACGAGAATATGGTAAATACAAACCCCGTCACACAAGGACTTAGAAAAGATGGAATAGTTATCCTGAATACAAACAAGAGCGTGGATGAGGCTCGTGACTTTTTGAAACTTGCAAGTGGCACGGTGGCAATAGTGGATGCAATAAGGATTGCCCTTGAAGTTAAAACGAGGATTAACATGGTTATGCTTGGTGCAATTGTAAGAATGCTTGGGTTTATCAGCTTAGATAGCGTGAAAGAGATTGTTAAACAAACTTTTGAGAAAAAATATCCACAGACAATTGCGTCCAACATGGCAGGTCTTGAAGCTGGATATAACCAGGTAGAATCTAAGTTTTTTGAATATGATGGTAATTACCAATACGTAGAGTACCAAGAAGAAAGAAGACCTATGGGATACAAAAACGCTCCAATTGGAGGAACTATTGTAGAGTATGCAAACACAATAACAAAAAACAATATAACCAGCAGGATTGGGAAAATTCCTGTGTTTATAAAAGAAAAATGCATCAACTGTGGGCTTTGTGAAACTACGTGTCCTGATTATGTCTTTGTTTGGGATAGAAGGATTGAAAATGGTAAGTTAAAAATGTTTAATCTGGGACCTGATTATCAATATTGTAAAGGGTGTCTAAGATGTGTTGATGTATGCCCAACAGCTGCACTTGTTGAAGGAATTGAAAGGGAATATGACATAGGAAAAATCTCTGCAAAACATGATTTTGATATATACGAAAAATGGTATGAGGATGGTGAGAAGAGATGATAAAACCACAAGAGACAATCTTTGAAAGTGGAAATGAAATGGCGGCTTTGGCTGCATCACAAATAAATTATCATATTATGGGATACTATCCGATAACACCTTCTACCCAGATTGCTGAAGAACTTGACCAGATGCGGGCAGATGGACTTCATGATATTTTATTGATTGCGGCAGACGGTGAACATGGTGCTGCAGGGATCTGTTACGGTGCTTCTTTGGGCGGTGGCAGAGTTTTTAATGCAACAAGTGCAAATGGGCTAATGTATGCTTTAGAACAGCTTCCTGTTCAATCTGGAACAAGATTTCCAATGGTATTAAATCTTGTTACACGTTCAATTTCTGGACCTCTTGACATAAAAGGTGACCATAGCGATTTAATGTTCACGTTAAATACTGGCTGGATAATACTTCTTGCTAAAGATCCGCAAAGAGTCTACGACATGAACATAATGGCAGTAAAGATTGGTGAACATCCTGATGTAAATCTTCCTGTAATTGTTGCATATGACGGATTTTTTACAAGCCATCAAAAGAGGGTTGTGAGCTATTTTAAGAATAAAGAAGATGTTCAGGAGTTTGTTGGTAAGCTCCCGCCAAAGCGAGTAGTTGCAATAGATCCTGAGAACCCTGTTACAATTGGACCTTATATGAACGAACCCGACCTTATAAACAACAAATATCAACTCAGCAAGGCAATGGATAAAGCGTATGAAATAATTCCACAAGTATTCGAGGAATTTTATAAGATTAGCGGTAGAAAATATGAGCTGGTTGAAGGATATAGAATGGAAGATGCAGAAATAGCTATATTTGTTTTGAATTCCACTTATGATACCGTATGTGAAGCTGTTGACATTTTAAGACAGAAAGGTATAAAAGTTGGCGTTGCAACAACAAACGTATTGCGACCATGGCCAAAAAGAGAAATCCAGGAGCTTTTGAAAAATGTAAAGCTTCTTGCAGTGT
This window encodes:
- a CDS encoding histidinol-phosphatase HisJ family protein; the protein is MFDYHIHSNFSSDSNMSMEDAVKKAIELNLDEIAFTDHMDLLYPPVSYPVWDINYEDYMNEFYSVKEKYSSMIKIKLGSEVGLQPHSIEKSLEILNSYSFDFVIASTHVVDFQDLADGVFYQGKTKQQAYIRYFEETLNFIKSFDKFCVYGHLDIVKRYGNYENKDLDKEEYWDLIDEILKLLILKGKGIEVNTSGFRYGLGMPHPEYKIIKRFYELGGEIITLGSDAHSTECIAYMFNYTVDMLKSIGFKYLTKFENLEPIFVKI
- a CDS encoding CCA tRNA nucleotidyltransferase — protein: MIQLKGEPMKVIRTLNQHGFKAYLVGGCVRDYLLGKEPQDFDIATDAKPEDVIHLFEKTIPTGIKHGTVTVIINGVKIEVTTFRIEKEYKNHRWPKVEFINSLFEDLRRRDFTINAMAYHPDEGLIDYFGGIEDLKNKIVRCVGNPHERFFEDALRILRCIRFVTQLSFVIENETFEALKSLKDLLKKISKERINIELSKTLESKNSSYGLKLLYESGVGSIIISEYSQIYLYLSQVEFDFIPTKFKVPAFFACLKDNTLIEKLMRDLKFEKKKINAAAKLCNYLTMECSQDKLVKKIFFEEEKEAEEILTTISILKSDHRILQIFNDLKRENKLIHKKDVQLRGEDLLILGLKGEMIGKVLKSVYEYILENPEKNNKDEILNYVNLYLQQGKN
- a CDS encoding 2-oxoacid:acceptor oxidoreductase family protein, with product MLPTTNELGYYEIRLESIGGLGANVAGKILAEAGVVGSGLNALNFASYGSEKKGSPVKSYIRFAPKEKQIRINSPVVQPHLVAIFHENMVNTNPVTQGLRKDGIVILNTNKSVDEARDFLKLASGTVAIVDAIRIALEVKTRINMVMLGAIVRMLGFISLDSVKEIVKQTFEKKYPQTIASNMAGLEAGYNQVESKFFEYDGNYQYVEYQEERRPMGYKNAPIGGTIVEYANTITKNNITSRIGKIPVFIKEKCINCGLCETTCPDYVFVWDRRIENGKLKMFNLGPDYQYCKGCLRCVDVCPTAALVEGIEREYDIGKISAKHDFDIYEKWYEDGEKR